A genome region from Triticum aestivum cultivar Chinese Spring chromosome 2B, IWGSC CS RefSeq v2.1, whole genome shotgun sequence includes the following:
- the LOC123042977 gene encoding uncharacterized protein, producing MTEKAMEVVGSAVAQEIVSRGFSFVLSSPEKVSQEDLIERLEMAHIKLDGALERSRMMPITIMASLRLRKKLKDVFKECADLLGKARDRQNVIPSLRRKVMHAVLPSFIVPNQDVLSSSAVRKFELYANEAEKFVRDLESGCSLSHYRFLNPLIRHLLEGKNLSYHMVQGSQTCGLSIWTASVEEYGRVARLDFDYKDRRAPLRNFHLTLALRLYESTDILGVTAKCLQSLGPRFKSLADVATGELTQVCTQDVSYYDPVCSVIWRNVVGLTTGWSPDPFCCIENGPTKPCANNINSSELTGRFPQEVMFVSFDCRFSASDCSRSSNDEAHINTIKAWPPLEMAVSFAPHLPDKHQRGSSLHQSEEEIQTKAINCFIRHPERTEFRMFWGSAHGYAIFHVQKPVTKARRASKRRR from the exons AT GACGGAAAAAGCAATGGAAGTGGTAGGATCAGCAGTTGCTCAGGAGATTGTGAGTAGAGGCTTCTCCTTCGTGCTCAGCAGCCCGGAGAAGGTGTCCCAGGAGGACCTCATTGAGAGGCTGGAGATGGCGCACATAAAACTGGATGGGGCGCTCGAGAGGTCCAGGATGATGCCCATCACCATCATGGCATCACTTCGCCTAAGGAagaagttgaaggatgtcttcaaGGAGTGTGCTGATCTGCTCGGCAAGGCGAGGGATCGTCAGAATGTGATACCCTCTTTACGTAGAAAGGTAATGCATGCTGTGCTGCCCTCTTTCATTGTCCCAAATCAAGATGTGCTGAGTAGCTCTGCTGTTCGAAAATTTGAGCTGTATGCCAACGAAGCCGAGAAGTTTGTCAGGGACCTGGAGTCCGGATGTTCACTTTCTCACTACAGGTTTCTCAATCCACTCATCCGGCATCTTCTTGAAGGAAAGAATCTCTCCTATCACATGGTGCAAGGAAGCCAAACATGTGGTCTTTCGATATGGACGGCTTCTGTGGAAGAGTATGGTAGAGTCGCAAGGCTAGATTTCGATTACAAAGATCGCAGGGCGCCACTTAGAAATTTTCACCTAACGTTGGCTCTAAGACTATATGAAAGCACAGACATACTTGGAGTTACCGCAAAATGTTTGCAGTCACTTGGACCTCGATTCAAGTCTTTGGCTGACGTTGCAACAGGAGAACTGACTCAAGTATGTACACAAGATGTTTCATATTACGATCCAGTATGTTCAGTAATTTGGAGAAATGTAGTTGGATTGACTACAGGTTGGAGTCCAGACCCATTTTGTTGCATAGAAAATGGGCCGACCAAGCCTTGTGCTAACAATATCAACTCGTCCGAGTTAACAGGCAGATTCCCACAAGAAGTTATGTTCGTTTCTTTTGACTGCCGTTTTTCAGCTTCTGATTGCTCGCGGAGCTCAAATGATGAAGCTCATATAAACACCATAAAAGCATGGCCACCTCTAGAGATGGCAGTTTCCTTTGCACCTCATCTCCCAGATAAACACCAGCGTGGGAGTAGCTTACACCAATCAGAGGAGGAAATACAAACAAAGGCGATCAATTGTTTCATCCGTCA